The genomic window GGCTATTGTGAAATTTCAGAAAGAATATTTCATTACCGGTGATGAGAAGTCTTTAAAACCAATGATTTTAAAGGACGTTGCAGACATTACAGGATTTGATATCTCAACCATTTCAAGGGTGGTGAAAAGTAAATATGCCGATACTCCGAACGGGATTGTTTATTTAAAGGATTTATTCTCCGACAGTCTTACCAATGACGATGGTGAAGAAGTGTCTACAAAAGAAATTAAAACGCATCTTCAGGAAGTTATCAGTAAAGAAAATAAAAGAAAACCTTTGACAGATGATGCTTTGGTGATTATTTTAAAAGAGCAGGGCTACAATATTGCCAGAAGAACGATTGCAAAATATCGTGAACAGCTGAATATTCCGGTAGCGAGATTAAGAAAAGAATTATAAAATAATAGAAAAGCAGTTCAGGCCGAACTGCTTTTTATTTTTGTGTTATTCCTTTACATTTTCCAGTCCAAGTTCTTTGATAGAAACCTCTCTCATTTCCACCTTTCTTATTTTCCCTGAAATGGTCATTGGAAATTCATCTACAAACTTCCAATATTTCGGAATTTTATAATGCGCGATTCTTCCCTTGCAGTATTCTGAAAGCTCTTCTTCAGTGATTTGGAAACCTTTTCTCACTTTCACCCAGGCCATTACTTCTTCCCCGAATTTTTCACTCGGAACTCCGATAATTTGCACGTCCAGAATATTGGGATAAGTGTATAGAAAATCTTCAATTTCTTTAGGCGAAATATTTTCACCACCGCGAATGATGAGGTCTTTTATCCTGCCGGAAATGGTAATATAGCCTTCATCATCCATCACAGCCATGTCTCCGGTGTGCATCCATCGGGAATCATCGAGTACTTTTTTCGTATTTTCAGGATCGTTCCAGTATTTCAGCATGACGGAATATCCTCTCGTACACAGTTCGCCATGTTCACCACGTTCTACAATTTTTCCATTTTCATTAATAATTTTTATTTCTAAATGATCCTGAACGGTTCCAACGGTATTTACCTGTTTTTCGAACGGCGTTCCGATTAACGTTTGGGTAGAGACGGGAGACGTTTCCGTCATTCCGTAGCAAATACTTATTTCTTTAATATTCATCAGGTTTTCTACCTTCCTCATGATTTCCGGAGGACAGACAGAACCCGCCATGACACCTGTTCTTAAACCTGAAAAATCAAAACTATCAAAATTCTTCACCGCCAATTCTGCAATAAACATGGTGGGAACTCCATACAGAGAGGTACATTTTTCGTCAGAAACAACTTTTAACGTAATATCAGGATCAAAGCTGTCATTCGGAATTACCATACAGCAACCGTGTGCTGTACAGCAGATATTGCCGATCACCATTCCAAAGCAATGGTAGAAGGGAACGGGAATGCAGACTCTGTCTTTATGGGAATAGTGTAATCGAATTCCGATAAAATATCCGTTATTTAAAATATTATGATGAGAAAGTGTCACACCTTTCGGAAAGCCCGTTGTTCCTGAGGTATATTGAATATTGACAGGATCATCAAACTGTACATGTTCCTCAAAGCTGTGAAGGGTATCATCGGAAATTTCCTGACCGTTGTTGAGGAATTCTTCCCAGTTGTCATCAAAGAAAATTTCAGATTTTAAGGTGTTGCAATATTCTCTTGCATCGGCAATCATTTTTTTATAATCACTTGATTTAAATGTCTGAGAAGAGAAAATATGAGACATTTCCGACTGATTGATCACGAAGATCAGCTCACTGGTTCTGTACGCAGGATTGATATTCACCAGGATAACCCCGATTCTGGCCGTTGCATATTGCAAAAGAACCCATTCGTAACGGTTGGTAGACCAGATGCCGATACGGTCGCCGGCTTTTGCACCAAGGAAAATCAATGCTTTGGCAACAGCCGTGGTTTGATTATAAAACTCCTGATACGTAGCACGGTAATTTTGATGTACGGAGACTAAAGCTTCTTGATGGGGGAATTTTTCAACAGTGTGTTTAAGGTTGCTTCCGATGGTTTCCCCTAATAATGGGATGTCAGAAGCACCGCTTACATAAGATAAGTGCATAGAGTGAAAGATTTGGTTAAATAAAATTAATAATTATATCTTAAACTCAGACTTTTTATGTTAAATTTCCTGAGAATCTATTTCCTTGAGCTGTTTTAAATTTTTATCGAGTTTTCTGATAATGATACCGTAAACCAACCTGTAGTATAACCAGATTAATAAAATACTCAGTACCATACTTACGATAATTCCGCTGATGACAATGGTAAGATCTGAGGTGGTCGGCTGTACATTCTGGCTGTTTAGCGCATAAAATATAAATGCCGTGAAAACAAATGTGAAAGCTATTAATAAAACAATGCTGATAAGAATAAAAGCATTAACTGTTTTTTTGAATTTAATGATTCTTGTGATAAGACCTTTAAGATTTTCTTCAATTTTAATCTTACGATAGTTTTGATAAAATTTAAAGACAAAATAAGCGGTGATAAGCAGACTTAGAATTTTTATGGCAAAATAAGCGTGGTCGAAACTGCTTTCCACTTCAGGTGTTTTTTGCGCACCCAGTCTTTCCAGCACTTTAGAAAAGCTGTTGGCTTCATCATTCTGGAAAAAATAAAATAATCCCAAAACAGAAAAGAATAAAAACTCGGCAACGCTGATCCAGAAAATATATTTCACATAATTACGCGATTTTCGGTTCAACATCTGAAGAATTTCATTGTTGTCGTATTTCTGCTGAACAGGCTGTTCCTGCCATGTTTTCTTAAAACTGTCTAAATCAAATTCAGGCATATTTTTCCATCTGTTCTTTAAGGGTTTTCTTTAATCTGTTCATTTTCACACGCGCATTTACTTCGGT from Chryseobacterium wanjuense includes these protein-coding regions:
- a CDS encoding AMP-binding protein encodes the protein MHLSYVSGASDIPLLGETIGSNLKHTVEKFPHQEALVSVHQNYRATYQEFYNQTTAVAKALIFLGAKAGDRIGIWSTNRYEWVLLQYATARIGVILVNINPAYRTSELIFVINQSEMSHIFSSQTFKSSDYKKMIADAREYCNTLKSEIFFDDNWEEFLNNGQEISDDTLHSFEEHVQFDDPVNIQYTSGTTGFPKGVTLSHHNILNNGYFIGIRLHYSHKDRVCIPVPFYHCFGMVIGNICCTAHGCCMVIPNDSFDPDITLKVVSDEKCTSLYGVPTMFIAELAVKNFDSFDFSGLRTGVMAGSVCPPEIMRKVENLMNIKEISICYGMTETSPVSTQTLIGTPFEKQVNTVGTVQDHLEIKIINENGKIVERGEHGELCTRGYSVMLKYWNDPENTKKVLDDSRWMHTGDMAVMDDEGYITISGRIKDLIIRGGENISPKEIEDFLYTYPNILDVQIIGVPSEKFGEEVMAWVKVRKGFQITEEELSEYCKGRIAHYKIPKYWKFVDEFPMTISGKIRKVEMREVSIKELGLENVKE
- a CDS encoding MFS transporter; its protein translation is MPEFDLDSFKKTWQEQPVQQKYDNNEILQMLNRKSRNYVKYIFWISVAEFLFFSVLGLFYFFQNDEANSFSKVLERLGAQKTPEVESSFDHAYFAIKILSLLITAYFVFKFYQNYRKIKIEENLKGLITRIIKFKKTVNAFILISIVLLIAFTFVFTAFIFYALNSQNVQPTTSDLTIVISGIIVSMVLSILLIWLYYRLVYGIIIRKLDKNLKQLKEIDSQEI